Proteins found in one Borreliella valaisiana VS116 genomic segment:
- a CDS encoding bactofilin family protein: MSIDSLEFEESNTQNVIKKNFEFEGYIESNKPIIIEGKLKGLINSSNSIYLREKANVEAEIKCQHLLNHGKIKGNIEALETIKIYKTGKLIGNIKTKELFIDSGAIFKGNCEMEDFEE; encoded by the coding sequence ATGAGCATAGACAGCTTAGAATTCGAAGAAAGTAATACTCAAAATGTAATAAAAAAAAATTTTGAATTTGAAGGTTATATTGAAAGTAATAAGCCCATAATAATAGAAGGAAAGCTTAAAGGCTTAATAAATTCATCAAACTCAATCTATCTAAGGGAAAAAGCTAATGTTGAAGCTGAAATAAAATGCCAACATTTACTAAATCATGGAAAAATAAAAGGAAATATTGAAGCTTTAGAAACAATTAAAATATACAAAACCGGCAAATTAATAGGAAACATTAAAACCAAAGAACTTTTTATTGATTCTGGAGCAATATTTAAAGGGAATTGCGAAATGGAGGATTTTGAAGAATGA
- a CDS encoding MBL fold metallo-hydrolase, which produces MVGTFLGTGASSGVPMLNCSCRVCASSFSKNKRLRSSFFLRLSSGIKLLIDTGPDIRQQLLREKIDKLDLVLYTHEHYDHIMGFDDIKFYTRDVPLNIYARDTTMVHIMNAFSHNFSSKPSVSGKADVIPNVIRDFEPIFFKGLKIIPIPLIHGEIISLGYRVGNLAYLTDVKFIPEASYDYLKNLDLLIIDAMRIKPHPAHLNFSEAVCEVKKINPKISYFTHIAHDIMHEEFEYLEKDNIYLAYDGLKIYI; this is translated from the coding sequence ATGGTCGGAACCTTTTTAGGAACTGGGGCTTCAAGTGGTGTTCCTATGTTAAATTGTAGCTGTAGAGTCTGTGCTTCAAGTTTTAGCAAAAATAAAAGATTGAGAAGTTCTTTTTTTCTTAGGCTATCTTCTGGCATCAAATTGTTGATTGATACAGGTCCTGATATTAGGCAACAACTTTTAAGAGAAAAAATAGATAAGCTTGATTTAGTGCTTTATACCCATGAACATTATGATCATATTATGGGTTTTGATGATATTAAGTTTTATACACGAGATGTTCCTTTAAACATTTATGCTAGAGATACTACTATGGTTCACATAATGAATGCTTTTTCGCATAATTTTTCATCCAAACCTTCTGTAAGTGGAAAGGCGGACGTTATTCCTAATGTGATTAGAGATTTTGAGCCCATTTTTTTTAAAGGTTTAAAGATAATACCAATTCCCTTGATTCATGGAGAGATAATTAGTTTAGGTTATAGGGTAGGCAATTTAGCGTATCTTACTGATGTTAAATTTATTCCTGAAGCTTCCTATGATTATTTAAAAAATTTAGATCTACTTATAATAGATGCTATGAGGATTAAGCCTCATCCTGCTCATTTAAATTTTTCAGAGGCTGTTTGTGAGGTTAAAAAAATCAATCCCAAAATTTCTTATTTTACACATATTGCACACGATATAATGCATGAAGAATTTGAATATTTAGAAAAAGACAATATCTATTTAGCTTATGATGGATTAAAGATTTATATTTGA
- a CDS encoding TIGR02757 family protein, which produces MQIKAKNSLYNFLEEIYLKYNKKKFIHPDPLEFLYRYKKKEDIELVGLISSSLSLGRVEKILEAIERILKPLGKSPSENLKLVNKKDLKEIFKGFVYRFFKEEDIVSLLYTLKIIKEQHHTIENLLYNIYYKNQNFILSLDELIKHMEKINGKEFGMLLPKPSKGSSCKRLFLFLRWMIRKDDVDLGIWNKFNPNNLIVPMDTHMTSIASKLFKIKEIKNINLKKAIKITDYFSKENNEDPVKYDFSLTRFGINRDFNKEKLLKNIDKL; this is translated from the coding sequence ATGCAAATAAAAGCTAAAAACTCGCTATATAATTTTCTAGAAGAAATATATTTAAAATACAATAAAAAAAAATTTATACATCCTGATCCTTTAGAATTTTTATACAGGTACAAAAAAAAAGAAGACATTGAACTTGTAGGTTTAATTAGTTCTTCATTGTCACTTGGAAGGGTAGAAAAAATTTTAGAAGCAATAGAAAGGATACTCAAACCACTTGGCAAATCCCCCTCTGAGAACCTTAAGCTAGTAAATAAAAAAGACTTAAAAGAAATATTTAAAGGATTTGTTTATAGATTTTTTAAAGAAGAAGACATTGTGAGCCTACTATACACCCTCAAAATAATAAAAGAACAACATCATACAATTGAAAATCTTCTTTACAATATTTATTATAAAAATCAAAATTTTATACTTAGTCTAGATGAATTAATAAAGCATATGGAAAAAATAAATGGAAAAGAATTTGGAATGCTCCTTCCAAAGCCTTCAAAGGGAAGTTCTTGTAAAAGACTTTTTTTATTCTTAAGATGGATGATACGTAAAGATGACGTCGATTTAGGCATTTGGAACAAATTTAATCCTAATAACCTTATAGTACCAATGGACACTCATATGACAAGCATTGCCTCAAAACTATTTAAAATAAAAGAAATAAAAAACATAAATCTTAAAAAAGCAATAAAAATTACAGACTATTTTTCAAAAGAAAATAATGAAGATCCTGTAAAATACGATTTCTCTTTAACCAGATTTGGAATAAATAGAGATTTTAACAAAGAAAAATTACTAAAAAATATTGACAAACTATAA
- the xth gene encoding exodeoxyribonuclease III — protein sequence MKLISWNVNGIRAVLKKGFLEFVKEYAPDILCVQETKALREQLPKDLILENYYSYFSKSKIKGYSGVCIYSKVEPIAVNFLGKEIFDNEGRGIIAYYDDFVLINGYFPNSQALRRRLVYKLDFLSYIENLIDSLVNGGKNVVICGDFNIAHTEIDLISPDSNRDSPGYYIEETTWIDNFLNKGYVDTFRIFNKEPGYYTWWNYRTGAREKNMGWRIDYFVVNEFFKRNVKKSLILDKVMGSDHCPVFLELADVVS from the coding sequence ATGAAATTAATTTCATGGAATGTAAATGGAATTAGAGCTGTTTTAAAGAAAGGTTTTCTTGAGTTTGTAAAAGAATATGCCCCAGATATTTTATGTGTTCAAGAAACTAAAGCTTTAAGAGAACAGTTGCCAAAGGATTTAATTCTTGAAAATTATTATTCTTATTTTTCAAAGTCAAAGATTAAAGGTTATAGTGGTGTTTGTATTTACTCTAAAGTTGAGCCTATTGCTGTAAATTTTCTTGGAAAAGAAATTTTTGACAATGAAGGCAGAGGTATAATAGCCTATTATGATGATTTTGTATTGATTAATGGTTATTTTCCCAATTCTCAAGCTTTAAGAAGAAGGCTTGTTTATAAACTTGATTTTTTATCGTATATTGAGAATTTGATAGATTCTCTTGTAAATGGTGGAAAAAATGTAGTAATTTGTGGTGATTTTAATATTGCTCATACTGAGATTGACCTTATAAGCCCCGATTCTAATAGAGACTCTCCCGGATATTATATTGAAGAAACGACTTGGATAGATAATTTTTTAAACAAAGGATATGTAGATACATTTAGGATATTTAATAAGGAGCCTGGTTATTATACTTGGTGGAACTATAGAACAGGAGCTAGGGAGAAAAATATGGGTTGGAGAATTGATTATTTTGTTGTTAATGAATTTTTTAAGAGAAATGTTAAAAAATCTCTAATTTTAGACAAAGTAATGGGAAGTGACCATTGTCCTGTTTTTTTAGAGTTGGCTGATGTAGTTAGTTAA
- a CDS encoding tetratricopeptide repeat protein has product MKFFFLLQITLILLSNSSLLFGQSQPKEKEDSFLLYKEGKFKEAILNTLEEIRLNPNNLDARTILIWSLIAIGEYKRAEKEAIIGLGIKKYDIRIIQALGEAYFFQKNYENALKYFQEYISLDSKGARIIKVYNLIADSFYELKRYNEADFAYENALRFAPNNQNLLIKLARSRINAKNKILAKEALIKLLTIYPNNLEAKNLLEELKKSNNTP; this is encoded by the coding sequence ATGAAATTTTTTTTTCTATTACAAATAACTTTAATTCTGCTATCCAATTCAAGCTTATTATTTGGACAATCACAACCTAAAGAAAAAGAAGACTCTTTCCTTCTTTATAAAGAGGGAAAATTTAAAGAAGCTATTTTAAACACGTTAGAAGAAATTCGGTTAAATCCTAACAACTTAGATGCTAGAACAATCTTAATATGGAGCTTAATAGCTATAGGAGAATACAAAAGAGCCGAAAAAGAGGCGATTATAGGCCTTGGCATTAAAAAATATGACATAAGAATTATTCAAGCACTAGGAGAAGCTTATTTTTTCCAAAAAAATTATGAAAATGCATTAAAATACTTTCAAGAATATATTAGTCTTGATTCTAAAGGAGCAAGAATAATAAAAGTTTATAATTTGATTGCAGATTCTTTTTATGAACTAAAAAGATATAATGAAGCGGATTTTGCATACGAAAATGCATTGCGATTTGCTCCTAATAACCAAAACCTATTAATAAAATTAGCAAGATCAAGAATAAATGCAAAAAATAAAATATTAGCAAAAGAGGCACTAATTAAACTTCTTACAATCTATCCCAATAATCTAGAAGCAAAAAATTTACTAGAAGAATTAAAAAAAAGCAACAATACTCCTTGA
- a CDS encoding Bax inhibitor-1/YccA family protein produces the protein MIDLTQEKQEILIKNKFLAKVFGLMSIGLLISAMFAYATSENQTIKAIIFSNPMSFMTIILIQFGLVYAISGALNKISSNTAIALFLLYSALTGVTLSSIFMIYTQGSIVFTFGITAGTFLGMSVYGYTTTTDLTKMGSYMIMGLWGIIIASLVNMFFRSSGLNFLISILGVIIFTGLTAYDVQNIAKMDKMLQDDTEVKNRMAVVASLKLYLDFINLFLYLLRFLGQRRND, from the coding sequence ATGATCGATTTAACACAAGAAAAACAAGAGATACTAATAAAAAATAAGTTTTTAGCCAAAGTTTTTGGGCTTATGTCAATTGGACTTTTAATTTCAGCAATGTTTGCATATGCAACCTCAGAAAATCAAACAATCAAAGCAATAATATTCTCAAATCCAATGTCATTTATGACTATAATACTTATACAATTTGGACTTGTATATGCAATAAGCGGCGCTCTTAACAAAATATCAAGCAATACCGCAATAGCTCTTTTTTTACTCTACTCAGCACTAACAGGAGTAACATTATCTTCCATATTTATGATTTATACACAAGGATCAATAGTATTCACCTTTGGAATTACTGCTGGAACATTTCTTGGAATGTCTGTTTATGGATACACCACAACAACAGATCTAACAAAAATGGGAAGCTATATGATAATGGGCTTATGGGGAATCATTATCGCATCCCTTGTTAATATGTTTTTTAGAAGCTCGGGCCTTAATTTCCTTATATCTATTTTGGGCGTAATAATATTCACAGGACTTACAGCTTATGACGTTCAAAATATTGCTAAAATGGATAAAATGCTTCAAGACGATACTGAAGTAAAAAATAGAATGGCGGTTGTAGCGTCACTTAAGCTTTATTTAGATTTTATTAATTTATTCTTATATCTTTTAAGATTTTTGGGCCAAAGAAGAAACGATTAA
- a CDS encoding M16 family metallopeptidase, which translates to MNYQRIKNYFKFTGVFLFFLFSCISNELKLDKSLVKGKLANGLRYYIYKNQTPKNAVNMGIVFNVGSLNEEDNERGIAHYLEHMAFNGTKDYPGNSIIDVLKKFGMQFGADINAATSFDFTYYRLDLSDGNNKDEIDESMNILRNWVSQISFMKEEIDLERNIIIEEKKLGETYPRRIYEKMYKFLASGSIYEFRDPIGLEEQILSFQQEDFKKFYRKWYRPELASVIVVGDIDPIEIEEKIKKQFISWKNPADKIKKVKINLDVAFKDKFLLLEDLEVGEPGLMFFKKEIVNLVKTKDDVLNDLKRSLLATLFENRFSELKTAGVKHFKNVSNKDFFSLKSDDNTIVARSISLNFNSDYLKEGIEDFFYELERIRKFGFTQGEFEKIRSQFFKSLGLRKKNINKTNSWTIFQDLIDIAIDGSNKFDMSEYCDLSVKYLEKLDLKTINNLVGKEFDVKNCAVFYSYYGKVHPTLAFEDIDNLQKIALKREFKFYENASIEGKFFKKSLDNKDIIKENELENKISSFILENGVEVYFKYNDQKKGIIDFSATSWGGLLNEDLRLIPILSFAPGVVSGSGYGDYSALQIEKYLSDKAVSLSVAVGAQESYITGSSDKKDLETLFELIYFTFKEPKIDDVFLQNTINNIKALIKSNENSSNYHFEKAISKFLNNNDPRFRDTKDSDLKYFTKENILSFYKKRFTYANNFKFVFVGDSDIQTIKAYSKKYLGNLDFKKISEYKDLDYSYSKNFNKIVVRKGKNSTSFAYVVYPFKFNYSVEASLNFNALADLLTDGLIKNIREKMSSVYAIQAFFDSNLRKNADSDGILSIFFTTEPKDLDNVLNSINSYMNERQKIDFNDKDFSYVKKNYIKNTKINSEKNNYWISNILASLSWYGVFKNNFGVKFVETNLSKDFINEFFKKINLDERAEILLIPE; encoded by the coding sequence ATGAATTATCAAAGAATTAAAAATTATTTTAAATTTACAGGTGTTTTCCTATTTTTTTTGTTTTCCTGTATTTCTAATGAGTTAAAGTTAGATAAAAGTTTGGTAAAGGGAAAGCTTGCTAATGGACTGAGGTATTACATTTATAAAAATCAAACCCCAAAGAATGCTGTTAATATGGGAATTGTCTTTAATGTAGGCTCTCTTAATGAAGAAGATAATGAGAGAGGCATAGCTCATTATCTTGAACATATGGCTTTTAATGGTACAAAAGATTATCCAGGAAATTCTATTATTGATGTTCTTAAAAAATTTGGAATGCAATTTGGTGCTGATATTAATGCTGCTACTAGTTTTGATTTCACTTATTATAGGCTTGATTTGTCAGATGGTAATAATAAAGATGAAATTGATGAATCTATGAATATTTTGAGGAACTGGGTTTCTCAAATTAGTTTCATGAAAGAAGAAATAGATCTTGAGCGCAATATTATTATTGAGGAAAAAAAGCTTGGTGAAACTTATCCTAGAAGGATTTATGAAAAAATGTATAAGTTTTTAGCAAGTGGAAGTATTTATGAATTTAGGGATCCTATTGGACTTGAAGAGCAGATTTTGTCGTTTCAGCAAGAAGATTTTAAAAAATTTTATCGAAAGTGGTATAGGCCAGAACTTGCAAGTGTTATTGTGGTAGGAGATATTGATCCTATAGAAATTGAAGAGAAAATAAAGAAACAATTTATTTCTTGGAAAAATCCAGCTGATAAAATTAAAAAGGTAAAAATAAATTTAGATGTAGCGTTTAAAGATAAGTTTTTACTTTTAGAAGATTTGGAAGTAGGGGAACCTGGTTTAATGTTCTTTAAAAAAGAGATTGTTAATCTTGTTAAGACTAAAGATGACGTTTTAAATGATCTTAAAAGGTCTTTATTGGCGACTCTTTTTGAAAATAGATTTTCTGAATTAAAGACTGCTGGAGTAAAGCATTTTAAAAATGTTTCAAATAAAGATTTTTTTTCATTAAAATCAGACGACAATACTATTGTTGCAAGATCGATTTCCTTAAATTTTAATTCAGATTATTTGAAAGAAGGAATAGAAGACTTTTTTTACGAGCTTGAGAGAATAAGAAAATTTGGATTTACCCAGGGTGAGTTTGAAAAAATTAGATCTCAATTTTTCAAATCTTTAGGATTAAGAAAAAAGAATATAAATAAAACAAATTCATGGACTATTTTTCAAGATTTAATAGATATTGCTATTGATGGTTCTAACAAATTCGATATGAGTGAATATTGTGATCTTTCTGTTAAATATTTGGAAAAACTTGATTTAAAGACAATAAATAATCTAGTAGGAAAAGAGTTCGATGTGAAAAATTGTGCAGTTTTTTATTCTTACTATGGGAAAGTACATCCTACTTTAGCTTTTGAAGATATTGATAATCTTCAAAAAATAGCTTTAAAAAGAGAATTTAAGTTTTATGAGAATGCTTCAATTGAAGGTAAATTTTTTAAAAAGTCTTTAGATAATAAGGATATTATTAAAGAAAATGAGCTTGAAAATAAAATTTCATCATTTATTCTTGAAAATGGGGTTGAAGTTTATTTTAAATATAATGATCAAAAAAAAGGTATAATTGATTTTAGTGCAACTTCTTGGGGCGGTTTACTCAATGAGGATTTAAGACTTATTCCTATTTTATCTTTTGCTCCTGGAGTAGTATCTGGTTCAGGGTATGGTGATTATTCTGCATTACAGATTGAAAAATATTTATCAGATAAAGCTGTTTCTTTAAGTGTTGCTGTTGGAGCACAAGAATCATATATTACCGGAAGTTCAGATAAAAAAGATCTTGAAACTCTTTTTGAGCTTATATATTTTACTTTTAAGGAACCCAAAATAGATGATGTTTTTTTGCAAAATACTATTAATAATATAAAAGCATTAATAAAAAGTAATGAAAATAGTTCTAATTATCATTTTGAAAAAGCTATTAGTAAATTTTTAAACAATAATGATCCTAGATTTAGAGATACAAAAGATAGTGATTTAAAATATTTTACAAAAGAAAATATTTTATCTTTTTATAAGAAAAGGTTTACTTATGCGAATAATTTTAAGTTTGTCTTTGTTGGAGACTCAGATATTCAGACAATAAAAGCTTATTCAAAGAAATATTTGGGTAATCTTGACTTTAAAAAAATAAGCGAGTATAAAGATTTAGATTATTCTTACAGTAAAAATTTTAATAAAATAGTTGTAAGAAAAGGAAAAAATTCAACTAGCTTTGCGTATGTAGTTTATCCTTTTAAATTTAATTATTCAGTAGAGGCCTCATTAAATTTCAATGCTTTAGCAGATCTTTTAACGGATGGTCTTATAAAAAATATTAGAGAAAAAATGTCTAGTGTTTATGCAATTCAAGCCTTTTTTGATTCCAATTTAAGAAAAAATGCAGATTCTGATGGCATTTTATCTATATTCTTTACTACTGAGCCTAAAGATCTGGATAATGTTTTAAATTCTATTAATAGCTATATGAATGAAAGGCAAAAGATAGATTTTAATGATAAAGATTTTTCTTATGTTAAGAAAAATTATATTAAAAATACAAAAATAAATTCAGAGAAGAATAATTATTGGATTTCAAATATATTGGCATCATTATCTTGGTATGGAGTATTCAAGAATAATTTTGGCGTTAAATTTGTAGAGACAAATTTAAGTAAAGATTTTATAAATGAATTTTTTAAGAAAATTAATCTTGATGAAAGAGCAGAAATATTATTAATACCCGAATAG
- a CDS encoding aldo/keto reductase encodes MNNLKEKINTYSKLILGSWQFGGGYFKQVKKETAKKILKKAYDHGIRNIDTAKAYGNGISEKIIGEIIAEDPTIRENILIASKCYPMEISEYTKNFNESLKNLKTNYIDIYYIHWPKTDFDLRPIASFLEEMRAKEKIKYVGVSNFEISHMESVKKVCKIDVNQIGYNPLFRNKEKDVIPYCEDNDIVTISYSTIAQGLLSKANIKDKNKFNDNITKKLILFKKEIWPYTLKTINELTKIAKKNNLTILELTYAWLKKTKLSGFIVGFSKESYVESNLNSFKAEINEEVYKEITSILDNFNHQTKNFPNLFNKKI; translated from the coding sequence ATGAATAATCTTAAAGAAAAAATAAATACTTATAGCAAACTAATTTTGGGGTCTTGGCAATTTGGAGGTGGATATTTTAAACAGGTTAAAAAAGAAACAGCCAAAAAAATATTAAAAAAAGCATATGATCACGGGATTAGAAATATTGATACTGCAAAAGCTTATGGAAATGGAATTTCAGAAAAAATAATTGGTGAAATAATAGCAGAAGATCCAACAATAAGAGAAAATATTTTAATTGCAAGTAAATGCTACCCAATGGAAATTTCAGAATATACAAAGAACTTTAATGAAAGTCTTAAAAATTTAAAAACTAATTATATAGATATTTACTATATACACTGGCCTAAAACCGATTTTGACCTAAGACCAATCGCATCATTTCTTGAAGAAATGAGAGCAAAAGAAAAAATAAAATATGTGGGTGTAAGTAATTTTGAAATATCGCACATGGAAAGCGTAAAAAAAGTTTGCAAAATTGACGTAAACCAAATAGGATACAACCCCTTATTTAGAAATAAAGAAAAAGATGTAATCCCTTACTGTGAAGACAATGATATTGTCACCATATCATATTCAACAATTGCTCAAGGACTTTTATCTAAAGCTAATATAAAAGACAAAAACAAATTTAATGATAATATAACAAAAAAATTGATACTTTTTAAAAAAGAAATTTGGCCTTATACTTTAAAAACCATAAATGAACTTACAAAGATAGCAAAGAAAAACAACTTAACAATTTTAGAATTAACATATGCATGGCTCAAAAAAACAAAATTAAGCGGATTTATAGTGGGTTTCAGCAAAGAAAGTTATGTAGAATCAAACTTAAATTCATTTAAAGCAGAAATTAATGAAGAGGTATACAAAGAGATTACATCAATCTTAGATAATTTTAATCATCAAACAAAAAATTTCCCAAACTTATTTAACAAAAAAATTTAA
- the fusA gene encoding elongation factor G, whose product MDYNKLRNIGISAHIDSGKTTLTERILFYCNKIHAIHEVKGKDGVGATMDSMELERERGITIASAATHVEWKDFPINIIDTPGHVDFTIEVERSLRVLDGAILVLDSVAGVQSQSITVDRQLKRYSVPRLAFVNKCDKTGANPYNVKDQLRSKLDLNSVLMQIPIGLEDKHIGVVDLVLMKAYYFEGKDGTEIIEKEIPSDLLEEAKNKREIMLDALADFNDELMELHMEGKDVPIEIIYNAIRTGTLALKLCPVFMGSAYKNKGVQLLLDAVTRFLPSPHDIKNTALDLNNNEKEVDLKINNDLPTVALAFKLEDGQYGQLTYVRIYQGTLKKGQELINSRTSKKFKVGRLIRMHANNTEDIEFGGSGDIVALFGIECASGDTFCDPSISYSMTSMFIPDPVISLSVKPKDKKSADNMAKALGRFTKEDPTFKTYVDIESNETIIQGMGELHLEVYIERMKREFKAEVETGMPQVAYRETITGKAEFNYTHKKQSGGAGQFGRVAGFMEPLNKEGETYEFVNLIKGGVIPTEYIPSCDKGFQKAMEKGTLIGFPIVDIKITINDGQYHIVDSSDIAFQLAAIGAFREAYEKAKPTILEPIMKVTLEGPTEFQGNMFGLLNQRRGIITGSLEDGSFSKVEAEVPLSEMFGFSTVLRSSTQGKAEFSMEFLKYGKVPSAIFDDLRKKFNDQNKS is encoded by the coding sequence ATGGACTACAATAAATTACGAAACATCGGTATTAGCGCTCACATCGATTCAGGAAAAACTACTCTTACAGAACGAATTCTTTTTTATTGCAATAAAATTCATGCAATTCACGAAGTAAAAGGCAAAGATGGGGTTGGCGCAACAATGGATTCAATGGAACTTGAAAGAGAAAGAGGAATCACAATAGCATCAGCTGCAACTCACGTTGAATGGAAAGATTTTCCAATAAATATTATTGATACACCTGGTCACGTAGATTTTACAATTGAAGTTGAAAGATCTCTTAGGGTACTTGACGGAGCAATATTGGTTCTTGATTCTGTTGCAGGAGTTCAATCCCAATCAATAACTGTTGATCGCCAACTTAAAAGATACAGCGTACCTCGCCTTGCATTTGTAAACAAATGTGATAAAACTGGGGCAAATCCCTACAATGTAAAAGATCAACTAAGATCAAAACTTGACTTAAACTCCGTTTTAATGCAAATCCCAATCGGATTAGAAGACAAACATATTGGAGTTGTAGACCTTGTATTAATGAAAGCTTACTATTTTGAAGGAAAAGATGGAACAGAAATAATAGAAAAAGAAATACCCTCAGATCTCTTAGAAGAAGCAAAAAATAAACGAGAAATAATGCTTGATGCTCTTGCCGACTTTAATGATGAACTTATGGAATTGCACATGGAAGGAAAAGATGTCCCCATTGAAATAATATACAATGCAATTAGAACGGGAACATTGGCTTTAAAATTATGTCCTGTATTTATGGGATCTGCCTATAAAAACAAGGGGGTACAATTACTCTTAGATGCTGTAACCAGATTTTTACCATCCCCCCATGATATAAAAAACACCGCTCTTGACCTTAATAATAATGAAAAAGAAGTCGATCTTAAAATTAACAACGATCTCCCAACTGTTGCTCTTGCATTTAAACTTGAAGACGGACAATATGGTCAATTAACCTATGTTAGAATCTATCAAGGGACTTTAAAAAAAGGACAAGAACTTATCAACTCACGAACTTCTAAAAAATTCAAAGTCGGAAGACTTATCAGAATGCATGCTAATAATACAGAAGACATTGAATTTGGAGGAAGCGGCGACATTGTTGCTTTATTTGGAATAGAATGTGCATCAGGAGATACATTTTGTGATCCATCGATCAGCTATTCAATGACATCAATGTTTATTCCAGATCCAGTAATTTCTCTTTCTGTAAAACCGAAAGACAAAAAATCTGCTGACAATATGGCTAAAGCTCTTGGAAGATTTACAAAAGAAGATCCAACATTTAAAACTTATGTTGACATTGAATCAAATGAAACAATAATTCAAGGCATGGGAGAACTACACCTAGAGGTTTACATTGAAAGAATGAAAAGAGAATTCAAAGCAGAAGTTGAAACCGGAATGCCACAAGTAGCCTATAGAGAAACAATTACAGGAAAAGCTGAATTCAACTATACTCACAAAAAGCAATCTGGAGGAGCTGGTCAGTTTGGACGAGTTGCCGGATTTATGGAACCTCTTAATAAAGAAGGAGAAACATACGAATTTGTTAATCTGATAAAAGGAGGAGTAATCCCAACAGAATATATCCCATCATGTGACAAAGGATTCCAAAAGGCAATGGAAAAAGGGACATTAATTGGTTTTCCTATAGTTGATATAAAAATTACAATCAATGATGGCCAATATCACATTGTTGACTCATCTGATATTGCATTCCAATTAGCAGCAATTGGTGCTTTTAGAGAGGCTTACGAAAAAGCAAAGCCTACAATCCTTGAGCCAATAATGAAAGTTACCCTTGAAGGGCCTACCGAATTCCAGGGGAATATGTTTGGACTTTTAAACCAAAGAAGAGGAATAATAACAGGTTCGCTAGAAGATGGAAGTTTTTCAAAAGTTGAGGCTGAGGTACCTTTAAGCGAAATGTTTGGATTTTCAACAGTCCTTAGATCCTCTACCCAAGGAAAAGCAGAGTTCTCAATGGAATTCTTAAAATATGGAAAAGTTCCAAGTGCTATATTTGATGACCTTCGAAAGAAATTTAACGATCAAAACAAATCTTAA
- a CDS encoding glucosaminidase domain-containing protein has product MIKKLLLFVMINIFLTNKAYSNEEIIEISIEIEKEKYIPFLISRGKTQLEDLVKYTLEINPDLDKNYVNTIAKTYIDESLIEGINYDIAYAQMLLETGALKFNGIVSKEQHNFSGIGATNNLTKGNSFSNITEGIKAHIQHLKAYASKQNINSNVVDPRFYLVKRGSAPTIYDLTGKWAKDKFYDKKLKKILLELLKYNNANKS; this is encoded by the coding sequence ATGATAAAAAAACTCTTGCTGTTTGTAATGATCAACATCTTTTTAACAAATAAAGCTTATAGCAATGAAGAAATAATCGAAATAAGTATTGAAATAGAAAAAGAAAAATATATTCCCTTTTTAATAAGTAGAGGAAAAACTCAACTGGAAGACCTTGTAAAATATACTCTAGAAATAAATCCAGACCTTGACAAAAACTATGTAAATACTATTGCTAAAACTTACATAGATGAATCTTTGATTGAAGGAATTAATTACGACATTGCATATGCTCAAATGCTACTAGAAACAGGAGCTCTAAAATTTAATGGAATAGTTTCAAAAGAACAACACAATTTTTCAGGAATAGGTGCTACTAACAACCTTACAAAAGGAAATTCTTTTTCTAATATTACAGAAGGAATTAAAGCTCATATTCAACACTTAAAAGCTTATGCATCAAAACAAAATATTAACTCAAATGTGGTTGATCCTAGATTTTACCTTGTTAAAAGAGGATCTGCCCCAACAATATATGATTTGACTGGAAAATGGGCAAAAGACAAATTTTACGATAAAAAACTTAAAAAAATATTATTAGAACTACTAAAATATAATAATGCAAATAAAAGCTAA